The Flammeovirga yaeyamensis genome segment GACCGTTCTGCTGCCGACCGTCAACGCCATAAAGAATTAGTTAAAGAAAAAATCAAAAAAGGTATTTCAGACGTCATCGCTAATGAATCCATTATTGGTCAGGACAAAGACAAAAAGATTAAAGTTCCCATTCGTGGAATCAAAGAGTTTCGATTTGTCTATGGCAATAATAAAGGAAAAGGTGCAGCGACAGGTACCGGTAAAGAACAAAAAGGTCAAGTAATACAGGATCAACGTGGTCAACCCCAAAAGGGACAAGGCAAAGGGGAAGCAGGCAGTGATCCGGGAGAAGATATTTACGAAACTGAAATCACTTTGGAAGAAGCTATTCAGTTAATGTTTGAAGATCTTGAACTTCCTGATATGGATCAGAAGAAATATTTTCAGACAGATACTGAAGTGATGCGAAAACTTTTAGGTTATCAGAAAAAAGGCATCCGTGCCCGATTATCTAAAAGAAAAACAATGATGAATCGTATCAAAAGGATGAAGGCAAAAGGTTTAGACAGTGCCGCATTATCCGATACGAATGAGTCATTCCCTTTCCATAATGATGATTTAGTATATCGCAGATTGCAAGTGGATACAGAAGAACATTCTAATGCGGTGGTTTTATGTTTGATGGATAC includes the following:
- a CDS encoding YeaH/YhbH family protein; protein product: MAIFKEFSKQKRDRSAADRQRHKELVKEKIKKGISDVIANESIIGQDKDKKIKVPIRGIKEFRFVYGNNKGKGAATGTGKEQKGQVIQDQRGQPQKGQGKGEAGSDPGEDIYETEITLEEAIQLMFEDLELPDMDQKKYFQTDTEVMRKLLGYQKKGIRARLSKRKTMMNRIKRMKAKGLDSAALSDTNESFPFHNDDLVYRRLQVDTEEHSNAVVLCLMDTSGSMDQTKKYLARSFYFMLYTFLQTRYENTEILFIAHHTEAKEVTEDEFFHKGESGGTIISSAYIKALEIIEERYNPMLWNIYAFHCSDGDNFTSDNKKAIEHAEKLSQVCNLFGYGEIKPDIGFSWSTMLDEYKKIEEENFVSLRMRTKESVWPALKKFLTKDKSNTLMD